The nucleotide sequence GCACGCTCCGCTGACCCagtcatccccccccccccagtacaAAAGGAGTGTTCAATTTTGTTTTGAGaggcatgagtgtgtgtgtagcggTGTGGGCCTCCGAAATGTGTGAGGCGGTTTGCAGTgaggtgtgtgtttcttttgaGGGACTCGATCGGGTTCGGGGAGGGTGTTAGAGTTGCAAACTTTTTGTTCACTCGAGGCCTTTGTCACCTGACTGGAGATGGCAGAAATAAAATTATGAAACAAATGGACAAAAACTGCAAACTATGTCTGTCTGGTTTTGTTTCTATAATAAACCTGGTAATGAGTTTGAAGAGACTTTGACATGTTCGCGTGTTCTGCCTGAAGTTTTCTTGAGCTGTAAAAAAGGCAGAAGCTCGATGATTGGAATTAGACGGTAACGTGAAACATGTCAAACTGTTCCCTGCAAGTCCATGAGAAACCCGATACCTGGACAGATGGTAAAACACTGAGCTCCGCGTCTTTGTGGAGTTTTGTTacatttacagatttaaaaCTGCCTGTGATTCAGCGTTTCTTCCAAACTGCAGATGAAGAAATGTTCTGACGTCTCCTGCTTCATTCCTCCACGAGAACATCAGAGTTCATACCTCTGCTGAGGCCCAAGAGTTCTAATGAAACCACCTTCAGTTTCAATAGATTTGTATTTGGTTCTGCTACGAAACGCACACGTCACTAATTAAAAacatgcagaagaaaacaacctgtGGTTGAGGTGAatgcacaaaacacagaaacacaaataaacctGTGGTGCTGGATGAATCTTCTCCTTCCGGAGCTGCTCGGCTGTCAAATATAATAATTCtggttataaaataataatttaatgatGAATCTCATCATGAAAACATCAACTGCAGGATGAAAGTAGTTTGACTTGTTCAGATGAAGAAGTGGGAATCATTGCTGCCAGCGTTTTATTACAGTAgaagaaataatacaaatcGATGGCAGCCCAGACTATaaacatgtcaaacaaaacatggcatatatataaagtataaaataaaaaagcatgaaaatgaaatcacataaaaaaagtaaagttatacaacaacacaaagtgtgaaaaattaaaaatattctaaaataatgaatataaagAACAAGAGCACTTCTGTGTTCATGATATGACTCTCCAgtttcctgtgtctctgtctatAAAGACACTTCAGCAAGGTGTGGgatgagtacttttacttgtagCGGGGGATTTTTAAACATGgactgagtacttttacttgtagCGGGGGATTTTTAAACATGgactgagtacttttacttgtagtgagggatttttaaacatggactgagtacttttacttgtagCGGGGGATTTTTAAACATGgactgagtacttttacttgtagAGAGGGATTTTTAAACATGgactgagtacttttacttgtagTGGGggattttttaaacatggactGAGTATTTTTACTTGTAATGAGGGATTTTTAAACATGgactgagtacttttacttgtagCGGGGGATTTTTAAACATGGACTGAGTACTTTTACTCGTAGAGAGGGATTTTTAAACATGgactgagtacttttacttgtagTGGGggattttttaaacatggactgagtacttttacttgtaatgAGGGATTTTTAAATATGgactgagtacttttacttgtagTGAGggattttttaaacatggactgagtacttttacttgtagTGAGGGATTTTTAAATATGgactgagtacttttacttgtagCGGGGGATTTTTAAACATGGAATGAGTACCTTTACTTGTAGAGAGGGATTTTTAAACATGGACTGAGTACCTTTACTTGTAGAGAGGGATTTTTAAACATGgactgagtacttttacttgtagCGGGGGATTTTTAAACATGgactgagtacttttacttgtagtgagggatttttaaacatggactgagtacttttacttgtagtgagggatttttaaacatggactgagtacttttacttgtagAGAGGGATTTTTAAACATGgactgagtacttttacttgtagTGGGAGATTTTTAAGCATGgactgagtacttttacttgtagTGGGAGATTTTTAAACATGGACTGAGTACTGTTACTTGTAGTGAGGGATTTTTAAACATGGACTGAGTACTTTTACTCGTAGTGGGGGATTTTTAAACATGgactgagtacttttacttgtagTGGGAGATTTTTAAGCATGgactgagtacttttacttgtagTGGGAGATTTTTAAACATGGACTGAGTACTGTTACTTGTAGTGAGGGATTTTTAAACATGgactgagtacttttacttgtagTGAGGGATTTTTAAACATGGACTGAGTACTCTTACTCGAGTAAAGGATCTGAATACTTGTCCCACTATGGTCAGGGACATGTTTCGTTCATCTGGACGGATGGAAGAGGAACCCTGTCCTCCTGAGGACGCTCACTCTGTGGTCCagtcatagactgtatataaagagtagAAACAGCTGGAGGTTGTTGTGCAGGACTCGATGTGTGAATGATTCACCAGCTTGTTTTCTTCACTTCTTCTGTGTTTGAGCTGAACGCGACACTTTCCAACTTTCTTCACTGAAGCTCAGGTGAAGTTTCCACGTTTAAATCCTGAAGCTTTAACTTTTTAATCTCATTCAAACTTTATTCCTCTGGGTTCCGCTCTCACACCATATATGGTAAGGACTTCCCGGGCTGTGCGCACTACGTCACACTGCGTCACATCCGCTTCTTCCTTTCCGGTCCGCTCCGTCAACATGGCGCCGGTGAGTCCTCCTCTCTCCCGCGGACTTTACTTCATTTAACGCTTATTTCTGAGATTCcgtgtgtttctatgtgtttccatgtgtttccATCGACTGTTGCcaacaaacatttgaatcaaatgaagttttaaaagttttaaatcgTGTTTGTCGCCACGTTTGCTTCCACGTGCTCCACTTGACAGGAGTCCGTAGAAAAACGACGCGTTTAATGTAAAGTCGCTGTTTCTCTCGCagactgttttaaaatgtgcaatttACAGTTAATCATCATGTACTGTAACGTTCACTAGTTAATTCGgcatgtgtttttatcagctAACTGATTAATAGGTCCAGGAATTAAACACTTTAACAGCAAATGTCTCACTCGAATGAATGGGAAAGTTGGACTGTTGGACCTCACTGTATTTATAATTAGGTGATAGAACACtgattaatacaatttagattaatacaatttatcaaTACAACTGATTAATAAAACATTGAGTTGTTTCTTTAAACTCACGTTTTCACTTCTCACGTTTAAAAGGtttaatgtgtctgtttttaaatgttttccatttttctttgtgACTTGTATTATCTCTAATATTATTCACTCTAGAGTaatctgtgtttaatgtgtttgttaaagAGAAAATATGGAATATTGAGCAATAAAGAGACAAATGAGTCATTTATGTAAttgtagcagcagcagatgatatCAGAAGAAATTATTAAATCGTTAAGATCAAACTTTATTGACCCCACACTGGGTACATCCCTTGTTACAGCAGAATGAGGTGGACgagagaaaacaaatagaaaagtcaacagaataataatttaaaaaacagaatatgTACTTAATATGATGTCTCTATATTTATCTGCTAAAACTAAATGTGATTAAGAAATAAATCGTCATGCGTGGTTACCAGCCGAAGAATGGAAATGTGATGGATTATTTAATATATTGACATTTAACCCGCACCGAACTCTGAAACTGCGTTagaggacattttttttaacgtCACATTATTTCTGATCTTGTCGCTGGTGTTTTTTCCATCACAGATAAAACCGAAGAGACCAACTGTTGGTAAAAGATCCAAAAAGGGAGCTGCCTGGAAGTTCACCTTGGACCTGACCCACCCTGTGGAGGACGGGATCCTGGACTCTGCAAACTTTGTAAGTCTTCACTGCTGTTGTTGACCTGGGTcagttaaagaaataaagataaagcTGTGCTGTTCTAATCAGAATTGTTACCTGACAGCCTTGTCTGTCCCATTGGAAACCAACAGGTTAATGTAGTGATCGTTACGAGCCGTTAACCCCGTGTGTGGACTAGGGCTCCCTTCCCTAGCTCCAAATTTACTAGGGTTCTCTTCCCTAGTGCGTCACTGTGCTCTGTTCAATAGGAAACCTACCTCAAAGAGAGGATAAAGGTCAATGGAAAGACGGGGAATCTTGGTAACATCGTCCAGGTCGGCCGCATGAAGAACAAGATCAACGTCTCGTCTGAGAAGCAGTTCTCCAAAAGGTGAGACGGGACGTCCTGCAACTCCTCCACCTCCGAGGaacctgttatttattttttaacctgGCGTTGATGAAAATCTGTTAAATACACTCTGTCCAGGTATCTGAAGTATCTGACCAAAAAGTACCTGAAGAAGAACAACCTTCGTGACTGGCTCAGAGTGGTGGCGTCGGACAAGGAGACGTACGAGCTGCGTTACTTCCAGATCAGTCAGGACGACGAGGAGTCCGAGGCAGACGAGTAAACGGCGGCAGCGGAGCGACGcgggtgtctgtgtgtcagcaggTGCAGCAAGACACAAGaataaatgtggaaaacaaagttttctgtcctggtttttattttggtgtttaaaaataagataaaatgatgcTCCTGAATACACGGCGTTGTAAAGAACCACCTTTAACAACACATGACAAGTGTGATCCTGACAAGTTCCTGGAATGAATCGATGTGTTTAAACACATGGAGACAGTAGATGTGCGTTTGTTTAGATCGTTTAAACAACACATTgactttattatttacattataaagGATCAAGATAAGTGATCATGTGACTGACAGGTAAATAGCGACATTTGACACGTTCTCGTTCAAACACTGGACTTGATTTACAAGTGATGACGTCAGTAACTCGTGCACCGAACTCGTGCACTTCATGAACACTTAGTTCATGAAGTGCATCAAACTCAGGAGAACTTCTCACTTTGACCTTCTTCAAGTAGAATGGTGCAGTACTCTAAATGTCCACTAGGCAGAGTTGCACACGTGTCTGCTCAGCACATAAACTGAAAAAGAGACTGAAGGTAAAACAGCTGGAACATCACTGAGTTGAATCTATACATTTCTACCAAGGCCCCTGACATTTgatcaagctgcagcaaataaCTCACAAATATCTGATTTTAATTCTTCaacattcatgaattattctcagaaatcagtttaaatgtagaaaaacaaactttcatgatgttaaagaaagtgaaaaaggaTTCTTTGATTTTCTTTAGTAGCTTTTGCATCAGCCAGCGAATAATCAAACCAAAGGAATGATAGATTTAAACATGAGGGGAGTTTTCACTCTGAACAGAAAATGTTCATACAACTGAATTGAGGCCACTGAAAACAGAtgtctgaatttaaatgttcaatCCTTTAGCTCTTCTTTGGAAGTGTAATAGTTTCTTTTCAGTTGTAGAATCGGACGTTGAAAAGGcctaaaaaccaaaacactaaTCTTTAGCTGTGAATGtagaacaaacagaaaaagcatCTGTCTCCAGAAGCAGCAACTTGAGTgtttgacacacaaacatataaatgaattaataattaaagTCCTTTAAATTATAATCTAACATGTGCCACAACTACTAAAACTTCACACTGACAAATCTATTTCTTTGCATCATGTTTGAGCAGAGCAACTGGAATAAAGCAGAAAAGTGAACAGTAagataaatgcaaaataaaggGATCGCTTGATCCTACGTGCACGACATAAGTTTCAATATCATATGGAAAAagattttgctttttaaaagatAATACTAACAgtaataagcccccccccccttattaTTGTTAGTGTTATCTGTACTTTTTCTTGTGACCCTGTTTTAGTctgacaacagaaataaaaaatcaaaacgttagcagagagaagaaaagccCGTCACACAATCTCCTCTTCATCGCTCAGTCTTTTTTCTGCTGCTAGGAATCACCTCAGGCTGCCGACGAAGATCTTCATTCCCTTAAACTGAAAAGGATGCTTTGCTTTGCCcctgttcttgtgtgtgtgtgtgtgtgtgtgtgtgtgtgtgtgcttggatCCACTCCCGCTCACTCATCTGTTGTGTATAAAGCACGCAGCCTCAGGAATGCCTCCACCTTTAGCTGCTCTGACGACGTCTCAACTcactggattttattttatttcactctctctcagtAGTTTACAGTTACACGTTTAAAGACACGAGCATGTGACGGGGAACATTTAGAAatactgggaaaaaaaaaagttctttaggaataaagaaaagaaaatgtgaaagcaCCAGAGGTAAAGATTAAGAAGAGCAGAATaacagttaaaataaataaataggattCATCTGTAAAATAATACAGCTCTGTcgaatgttaaaataaatatagattGAATCCCCAACCTCATAAAGTGGCTTAGTTACAGGTAAAAGTTTTTAACGTCATAACGTCCAGTTTGTAACATTGACAATTAAATTCAACAAGAAGACGAATCTCCTCCAGGAAGCCGACGCTTCTGTGAACGTTCTGAGAGAAACGTTTCTGCACGGtgactcaaaataaaagctccagaccgaacacaggcagaggtcagaggtcgcagGTTCTGTTGTTGTAATCCGACACAAAGAGTCCGATGACAGCCGGGACCGTCTCCTCTGACATTCTGATTGGTCGATGGTTGATCAGCCACTGATGGAAAGTTCTTACTCTCACGTTTAACCTTAAAACTCCCAAAACCCAAATCTATTGGTTTACCCATCATTGATGAGCctgatcaacacacacacacacacacacacacacacacacctggttgGTTCCCACCCCTGCatacaaacagcagctgcagctcagttgacacacacacacacacacacacacctgtccccTCCAGTAAATGAAAGATCAGTCTGCTCACTGCTGAATATTTTATCGGCCTGGTCACATGGTGTCAGGTCTGAACGGTTAACGCTGCCGTCTTCACCAGTTCCTGCAGGTGACGGAGGATCAGGAGGAAACAACGAGTCCCGGTGAATCTACCTGTCTGCTCAGGTGCGTGTCTACGAACTGCATGCTGGGTGTTTTTAATAATCATCATTCATTGACCTCCAACTGTCTCTGCTCACCACTCTCTGACATCACGTGCAGCTggggtgtgtgtctctgtgtgtgtgtgtctctctgtgtgtgtgtgtgtgtctctctctctgtgtgtgtgtgtgtgtgtgtgtctctctctgtgtgtgtctctctgagtgtgtgtttgtgtctctctgtgtgtgtctgtgtgtctctctctctgtgtgtgtctctctgtgtgtgtgtgtctctgtgtgtttgtgtgtgtgtctctctctctgtgtgtgtctctctgagtgtgtgtgtgtgtgtttgtgtctctctgtgtgtgtctctgtgtgtgtgtgtgtgtgtgtgtctctctctctctgtgtgtctctctctgtgtgtgtctctctctgtgtgtgtctctctgtgtgtgtgtgtgtctctctctctctctctctctgtgtgtctctgtgtgtgtctctctgagtgtgtgtgtgtgtttgtgtctctctgtgtgtgtctctctgtgtgtgtgtgtgtgtgttacagtgtgaaTCAGTCGCTGCAGATTTCGCTGGTTCGATTCTCGACATGGTTCAGTTTGAGTTTTACTGCAGTCGTACTTTTCCGTTGTGAAAGTCGATCCTCTGAGTTCATTAATGTTTCAGAGAGCGAGTCTCGCTCCAGTGagtgagcagagcagctgaTAGAGTCGCACCCTCTGACTTTTATTAAGGAGTCTTGTGTTCGTCGCCCTCCCGGAGGTTGTGAGATAAACTTCGATACGAATTCAAGACTCGATGGCACTTTGATAAAAAGAAGGATCTCCTGTCATGTTGAGCACGAGTTAATACTTTGACATCTGTTTGTTGAACGACTGTTGTTGTCTGTTTCTACAGAGTCTGGACTTCTGCTTGACTGATGACGAAGCTCCTGATGAGAGTGAAAGAATGATagagggagcgagggaagaAACGAAGGAGGAGTGAGGAACACGTTAACAGAACAGGTGAGTGACAGGGGCGGTGATGGCGGCGTGGCTGAGCCGGGTGTCCCTGGGCGACGCCTGGTACAACATGTGCACCCGCCTGCTGCGGACTAAGCCAGTGGGCTCCATGGCTCATGGCCCGGACGACCTCACCGAGCTCGGGGACGGGTCGAGGGCCGGACTGGCCAAGGTGCTGACCACGGTGGACTTGGTGTCGCTGGGCGTGGGCAGCTGTGTCGGCACGGGCATGTATGTGGTCGCTGGGCTGGTTGCCAAGGCCATGGCCGGGCCGGGGGTCATCCTGTCGTTTATCATTGCGGCGGTGGCCTCGATACTGTCAGGTGAGACGTCTCAATGGAACCACGGCTGGACTGACCTCCTGCACGACCCCGACTGTGCAGGGACGGAGGAACCAGCCAATTCAAATGTGCGGTTGTCTTTTAGGTGTGTGCTACGCAGAGTTTGGTGTCCGGGTCCCCAAAACCACCGGCTCAGCCTACACCTACAGCTACGTGACGGTCGGAGAGTTTGTGGCGTTCTTCATCGGCTGGAACTTGATCCTGGAGTATCTGATCGGCACGGCGGCGGGGGCCTCGGCTCTCAGCAGCATGTTCGACTCTCTGGCCAATCACAGCATCAGTAACTACATGATCACACACCTGGGCACGCTCAGAGGACTCGGTGAGtaccatcagtgtgtgtgtgtgtgtgtgtgtctttgtgtttgtaagaATACAATTATTAcgagttgtgtgtctgtctcaggtAAAGGTGAGGACACTTACCCAGACCTGCTCGCCCTGTTCATCGCCCTCCTGGTGACGGCGGTCATCGCTCTCGGCGTGCGTAACTCGGTGGGCTTCAACAATGTCCTCAATGTGGTCAACCTGGTGGTGTGGGTGTTCATGATCATCGCCggactcttcttcctctccgcCGGAAACTGGGAGGGCGGCCGCTTCCTGCCGTACGGCTGGTCAGGGGTGAGGACGCTGAACGTGTTGGAGGCTACGAGTGAATACGAGATGAGGTTtagtgatcagctgcttctgtTCAGGTGATGCAAGGTGCAGCGACGTGTTTCTACGCCTTCATTGGCTTCGACATCATCGCAACGACAGGAGAGGAGGCGAAAGACCCAAACACCTCCATCCCGTACGCCATCACCGCCTCTCTGGTCACCTGCCTCACCGCCTACGTGTCGGTGAGTGTGTGACAGACCATCTTTTCATTATAGTGTCTGTGTACTCTGAACTCCACTTCCCTCTGTGAAGGTGAGCGTGATCCTGACTCTCATGGTTCCCTACAACTTGATCGATGGCTCGGCTCCTCTCATGGAGATGTTCGCGGTGCACGGTTTCCTGTGGGGGAAGTACACGGTGGCTGTGGGCTCCATCGCCGGCCTCACCGTCTCCCTGCTGGGGTCTTTGTTCCCCATGCCCAGGGTCATCTACGCCATGGCCCGGGACGGACTGCTGTTCAGGTGGGACGCTGAGACACACACGGTGGTTCAGTCTCTTCTTCCTGTGTGACCCTGTGCTGAATGTGTCTGTAGGTTCCTGTCACACGTCTCTGCTCTCACGCACACTCCCACGGCGGCGTGCTTGGTGTCGGGGAGCTTCGCGGCCGTGCTCGCTCTGCTGGTGAGCCTCAGGGACCTGATCGAGATGATGTCCATCGGCACGCTGTTGGCCTACACTCTGGTCAGCGTGTGTGTGCTCCTCCTGCGCTACCAGCCCGACGAACACGCCGACACGCACCAGTTCACCTCCGGTGAGGACGCAGACGACCTGAAGCAGCAGGACGACGGAGCCATGCCCACAAAAGACGACCAGATGCTGATCGAAGGCTCGGACGGTGACGGAGCTTTGTCCTACCACGCTGGTGGGactgagggagagggagacgaTTCTGAGCTCCACACAGGCCAGGCGTCATTGCTGAAAAGGCTTCTGGGAGGTCATTACTACACGCTGAGGTTGCGGGTTGGAATGCCCGACGCGTCAGCCCGGCCCACGCCTGCCACCGGCCGCATAGTGACCCGAtgcaccctcctcctcttcctcatgtccTTCCTCCTGTGGTCCACCGTGATATTTGGCGTTGAGCAGGGAGCGGGGGCCGGGGCGGTGTTTTCGGGGCTGATGGCCACAGCGATGGTTGGTTCCATGGCGAAGCTTTTGGTTATGATTTTACAACAGCCAGAGAGCACACGGAAACTGGCCTACATGGCGCCCTGCGTGCCCTTTGTCCCTGCTGCCGCCATCTTGGTCAACAGCTACCTCATGCTGAAACTGTCTCCCCTCACCTGGGCCAGGTTCACCGTCTGGTGCCTCATCGGTGAGTTCAGACATTATTGGTTTCAAACAGATTTCTGAAGACGCGTTTATAAGTTGTGCTCTAACGTTGGTTAATGTTTTAAGGACAATGTGTCAGTCATAGACGTTTATTAGAGACGATTCTTAATTACTCCATTTTGAATGTGAGGGACTGTTggtccttggcggaggtgtgaAGAACAGACTGTCAGTCTCGGTGTGATCTGGTGAACAGATGATGAAGTGAGGGGCTGGAATCCATGAAGGTGGATAACTCTGCCCAGGTGGACGGTTTGTCTGTGTCTCCATCTGTCTCAGCTTTCATATGTCTGTCCACCCTCAGGTCTGCTGATCTACGGCTGCTACGGAGTGTGGCACAGCACGCTGGAGCTGAACGCCCGCGAGCAGCAGGCGCACGCCAGCTCCTACCAGCGCTACGACGACCACCTGGACGACACCTTCTCCCCTGACGACGACATTTGCCCCCAGGAACAAGACGAGAGACCCTACCAGGGCTGGTCTGCCCCGGAGGAGAGGGGGtaccagcaccagcagcagcagtacgAGGAGCGGAACCAGTACGAGGGCCGAGAGGGGGAGCGGTGTGAGGACGGTGGTGAGGAGTGTGGATACCAGTCTGCACCAGGACGCCAGCACACAGGCCGAGGTGACGGGTCCAAGGGAAGGACCAATCACGGCTTTGATGCAGGCGAAGAGGACGACTGAACACGAGaggttttttctgtttttaacttCATGTCGAACTGAGGTGAACATGTGAAGAACGAACAGAAAGACTTATTTAACGTGAGACATTCAATTAAGTCATTTTGAGTTAAGTAGGACCTGGTGTTTGGATGAGCGCTCCCTTACCATCAGCCAGCTGCACTTCCTGGTCTGGGCGGGGCTTAACTCTACAACGAAACGACAACTTCCTCTGCAAATACAAACCCGGAGCTGTCAGCCAATGACATTTAGCGGTGAAGCCTCAGTCGACTCAGTGTGTCGGAGCCTGGACGTCAGGTGAGCGCCATCGACAGGCTCCTCCCATGGTAGATGTTTCACTGAATGAGATCCGCACACACAGAACTTCCGAATTCAcattttgcaaataaaaaaacacgaCGCACTGCCCCCTGGTGTTCAGGTCCTCATTTCTGAGGACGAGCACAACGCACGCAGCACATGTTGCTAAAAGCAGGTGGAACTCCAAACATGGCCGACCTTGTAGGATTTCAAGTTTTCTTTGCAGGTGACATTTTTCTCGTTATTTCTTGTGGCTGCTCAtcgttctctttctctctgagaccCTGAACGCCTCATAATAAGTCGACTGTCGGTCTGGTTTGGTTTGTGTGCGTTGTTTA is from Paralichthys olivaceus isolate ysfri-2021 chromosome 17, ASM2471397v2, whole genome shotgun sequence and encodes:
- the slc7a14b gene encoding probable cationic amino acid transporter, with product MAAWLSRVSLGDAWYNMCTRLLRTKPVGSMAHGPDDLTELGDGSRAGLAKVLTTVDLVSLGVGSCVGTGMYVVAGLVAKAMAGPGVILSFIIAAVASILSGVCYAEFGVRVPKTTGSAYTYSYVTVGEFVAFFIGWNLILEYLIGTAAGASALSSMFDSLANHSISNYMITHLGTLRGLGKGEDTYPDLLALFIALLVTAVIALGVRNSVGFNNVLNVVNLVVWVFMIIAGLFFLSAGNWEGGRFLPYGWSGVMQGAATCFYAFIGFDIIATTGEEAKDPNTSIPYAITASLVTCLTAYVSVSVILTLMVPYNLIDGSAPLMEMFAVHGFLWGKYTVAVGSIAGLTVSLLGSLFPMPRVIYAMARDGLLFRFLSHVSALTHTPTAACLVSGSFAAVLALLVSLRDLIEMMSIGTLLAYTLVSVCVLLLRYQPDEHADTHQFTSGEDADDLKQQDDGAMPTKDDQMLIEGSDGDGALSYHAGGTEGEGDDSELHTGQASLLKRLLGGHYYTLRLRVGMPDASARPTPATGRIVTRCTLLLFLMSFLLWSTVIFGVEQGAGAGAVFSGLMATAMVGSMAKLLVMILQQPESTRKLAYMAPCVPFVPAAAILVNSYLMLKLSPLTWARFTVWCLIGLLIYGCYGVWHSTLELNAREQQAHASSYQRYDDHLDDTFSPDDDICPQEQDERPYQGWSAPEERGYQHQQQQYEERNQYEGREGERCEDGGEECGYQSAPGRQHTGRGDGSKGRTNHGFDAGEEDD
- the rpl22l1 gene encoding ribosomal protein eL22-like, which produces MVRTSRAVRTTSHCVTSASSFPVRSVNMAPIKPKRPTVGKRSKKGAAWKFTLDLTHPVEDGILDSANFETYLKERIKVNGKTGNLGNIVQVGRMKNKINVSSEKQFSKRYLKYLTKKYLKKNNLRDWLRVVASDKETYELRYFQISQDDEESEADE